One stretch of Euphorbia lathyris chromosome 7, ddEupLath1.1, whole genome shotgun sequence DNA includes these proteins:
- the LOC136235923 gene encoding probable inactive receptor-like protein kinase At3g56050 isoform X1 yields MVDSQWKLNRFKFRMEILLALLLLFHQSFKLGCSLNDEGLMLLRFRDRVETDPFGALSNWNDKDGDSDPCFWFGVQCSHGRVIILHLQDLCLQGTLAPELGLLTHLKSITLRNNSFYGNVPKEIGELKELEVLDLGYNNLSGPFPSELANNLSLTTLLLDNNEFLGSISPDLYELKTLSEIQADENQLRASCSRKECTWNMGQAGDMAHRMLLQVRNRPKANRHRHKVPPAAPPFLGPSFPPSESPSSSFSPVPSPSESPLFSPVESPSSLPLPPFPSPVGAPTQAAPAPAPAAIIVLAPREHNVIPMTPPASSPSEAVNNHSKHHMIVVAGIVGGSVFLLISIAAAFVFRSSKVVAVKPWATGLSGQLQKAFVTGVPKLKRAELEAACEDFSNIIGSFSDGTVYKGTLSSGVEIAVTSTEVKSSKEWSKNLEEQFRKKIATLSKMNHKNFVNLIGYCEEEAPFTRMMVFEYAPNGTLFEHLHIKEAEHLDWKTRLRIAMGIAYCLEYMHELTPPVIHENLKSSSIHLTEDYAAKISDFTLWNNVTAPKKETESADPNSADAESNIYSFGLILYEMITGRILYAMDKDSLVNWTSEMVVDPTLKHYKDYELEKLLSVILSCIQPDAKRRPKMSEVVAELKQITAMEPDGATPKLSPLWWAELEIMSTEGI; encoded by the exons ATGGTGGATTCACAGTGGAAATTGAATCGATTCAAGTTCCGGATGGAGATTTTATTGGCTCTTCTGTTGTTGTTTCATCAGAGTTTCAAACTTGGCTGCTCTCTTAATGATGAAG GTTTAATGCTGTTGAGGTTTCGGGATAGAGTGGAGACAGACCCGTTTGGTGCCTTATCTAATTGGAATGATAAAGATGGAGATTCTGATCCTTGTTTTTGGTTTGGGGTCCAGTGTTCTCATGGAAGAGTTATCATCCT GCATTTGCAAGATCTATGTCTCCAAGGAACACTGGCGCCTGAACTTGGACTGTTGACACATTTAAAATCCAT TACTTTACGCAATAATTCATTCTACGGAAATGTACCAAAGGAGATTGGAGAGCTGAAAGAGCTGGAGGTATTGGACTTGGGATATAATAACTTAAGCGGACCGTTTCCATCAGAACTTGCCAATAATCTGTCACTAACTACACT CTTACTTGACAACAATGAGTTCTTAGGCAGCATTTCGCCTGATCTATATGAACTCAAGACACTGTCAGAAATTCAAGCAGATGAAAACCAGCTAAGAGCTTCTTGTAGCAGGAAGGAGTGTACCTG GAACATGGGCCAAGCTGGAGACATGGCTCATCGAATGCTGCTACAGGTCAGAAATAGACCAAAAGCTAACAGGCATAGACATAAAGTACCACCAGCTGCACCGCCATTTTTAGGACCGTCATTTCCACCATCAGAATCTCCATCGTCATCATTTTCTCCCGTACCATCTCCTTCAGAATCACCATTATTTTCTCCGGTAGAATCTCCCTCAAGTCTACCTTTACCGCCTTTTCCATCACCGGTTGGAGCACCAACTCAAGCTGCACCTGCTCCTGCACCTGCAGCAATAATAGTTTTGGCTCCACGAGAACACAATGTGATTCCAATGACCCCTCCTGCCTCAAGTCCAAGTGAAGCTGTAAATAATCATTCTAAGCATCACATGATTGTTGTTGCTGGTATTGTCGGGGGCTCTGTGtttcttttgatttcaattgCTGCTGCCTTCGTCTTTAGAAGCAGCAAAGTCGTCGCAGTCAAACCTTGGGCCACAGGGTTAAGTGGGCAGCTACAGAAAGCTTTCGTAACAG GTGTACCGAAACTTAAACGAGCTGAACTTGAAGCTGCTTGTGAAGATTTTAGCAACATAATTGGCTCCTTTTCGGATGGCACAGTGTACAAAGGGACTTTATCAAGTGGAGTTGAAATAGCTGTGACATCTACTGAAGTTAAATCTTCTAAAGAGTGGTCAAAGAATTTAGAAGAACAATTCAGAAAGAAG ATTGCTACATTGTCGAAAATGAACCATAAAAATTTTGTGAACCTTATTGGATATTGCGAAGAAGAAGCGCCATTCACAAGAATGATGGTTTTTGAATATGCTCCAAACGGAACTCTCTTTGAACATCTCCACA TAAAAGAAGCAGAACACTTAGACTGGAAAACAAGATTACGTATAGCAATGGGCATCGCATATTGCCTCGAATACATGCACGAACTAACCCCACCCGTAATCCACGAAAACCTCAAGTCATCCTCTATACATCTAACCGAAGACTACGCAGCCAAAATATCCGATTTCACCTTGTGGAACAATGTAACAGCACCTAAAAAAGAAACAGAATCTGCAGACCCAAATTCAGCAGATGCAGAGAGCAACATTTACAGCTTCGGTTTAATTCTCTACGAAATGATAACCGGTAGGATCCTATACGCCATGGACAAAGACTCTCTTGTAAACTGGACATCAGAAATGGTAGTAGATCCCACCTTGAAACATTATAAAGACTATGAGCTTGAGAAATTGCTTTCTGTGATATTGAGTTGCATACAGCCTGATGCTAAACGGAGACCGAAAATGAGCGAGGTTGTAGCCGAGTTGAAACAGATCACGGCAATGGAACCCGATGGAGCTACACCAAAGCTGTCTCCACTTTGGTGGGCAGAACTTGAAATTATGTCTACAGAAGGAATTTGA
- the LOC136235923 gene encoding probable inactive receptor-like protein kinase At3g56050 isoform X2 — protein MIKMEILILVFGLGSSVLMEELSSYLCLQGTLAPELGLLTHLKSITLRNNSFYGNVPKEIGELKELEVLDLGYNNLSGPFPSELANNLSLTTLLLDNNEFLGSISPDLYELKTLSEIQADENQLRASCSRKECTWNMGQAGDMAHRMLLQVRNRPKANRHRHKVPPAAPPFLGPSFPPSESPSSSFSPVPSPSESPLFSPVESPSSLPLPPFPSPVGAPTQAAPAPAPAAIIVLAPREHNVIPMTPPASSPSEAVNNHSKHHMIVVAGIVGGSVFLLISIAAAFVFRSSKVVAVKPWATGLSGQLQKAFVTGVPKLKRAELEAACEDFSNIIGSFSDGTVYKGTLSSGVEIAVTSTEVKSSKEWSKNLEEQFRKKIATLSKMNHKNFVNLIGYCEEEAPFTRMMVFEYAPNGTLFEHLHIKEAEHLDWKTRLRIAMGIAYCLEYMHELTPPVIHENLKSSSIHLTEDYAAKISDFTLWNNVTAPKKETESADPNSADAESNIYSFGLILYEMITGRILYAMDKDSLVNWTSEMVVDPTLKHYKDYELEKLLSVILSCIQPDAKRRPKMSEVVAELKQITAMEPDGATPKLSPLWWAELEIMSTEGI, from the exons ATGATAAAGATGGAGATTCTGATCCTTGTTTTTGGTTTGGGGTCCAGTGTTCTCATGGAAGAGTTATCATCCT ATCTATGTCTCCAAGGAACACTGGCGCCTGAACTTGGACTGTTGACACATTTAAAATCCAT TACTTTACGCAATAATTCATTCTACGGAAATGTACCAAAGGAGATTGGAGAGCTGAAAGAGCTGGAGGTATTGGACTTGGGATATAATAACTTAAGCGGACCGTTTCCATCAGAACTTGCCAATAATCTGTCACTAACTACACT CTTACTTGACAACAATGAGTTCTTAGGCAGCATTTCGCCTGATCTATATGAACTCAAGACACTGTCAGAAATTCAAGCAGATGAAAACCAGCTAAGAGCTTCTTGTAGCAGGAAGGAGTGTACCTG GAACATGGGCCAAGCTGGAGACATGGCTCATCGAATGCTGCTACAGGTCAGAAATAGACCAAAAGCTAACAGGCATAGACATAAAGTACCACCAGCTGCACCGCCATTTTTAGGACCGTCATTTCCACCATCAGAATCTCCATCGTCATCATTTTCTCCCGTACCATCTCCTTCAGAATCACCATTATTTTCTCCGGTAGAATCTCCCTCAAGTCTACCTTTACCGCCTTTTCCATCACCGGTTGGAGCACCAACTCAAGCTGCACCTGCTCCTGCACCTGCAGCAATAATAGTTTTGGCTCCACGAGAACACAATGTGATTCCAATGACCCCTCCTGCCTCAAGTCCAAGTGAAGCTGTAAATAATCATTCTAAGCATCACATGATTGTTGTTGCTGGTATTGTCGGGGGCTCTGTGtttcttttgatttcaattgCTGCTGCCTTCGTCTTTAGAAGCAGCAAAGTCGTCGCAGTCAAACCTTGGGCCACAGGGTTAAGTGGGCAGCTACAGAAAGCTTTCGTAACAG GTGTACCGAAACTTAAACGAGCTGAACTTGAAGCTGCTTGTGAAGATTTTAGCAACATAATTGGCTCCTTTTCGGATGGCACAGTGTACAAAGGGACTTTATCAAGTGGAGTTGAAATAGCTGTGACATCTACTGAAGTTAAATCTTCTAAAGAGTGGTCAAAGAATTTAGAAGAACAATTCAGAAAGAAG ATTGCTACATTGTCGAAAATGAACCATAAAAATTTTGTGAACCTTATTGGATATTGCGAAGAAGAAGCGCCATTCACAAGAATGATGGTTTTTGAATATGCTCCAAACGGAACTCTCTTTGAACATCTCCACA TAAAAGAAGCAGAACACTTAGACTGGAAAACAAGATTACGTATAGCAATGGGCATCGCATATTGCCTCGAATACATGCACGAACTAACCCCACCCGTAATCCACGAAAACCTCAAGTCATCCTCTATACATCTAACCGAAGACTACGCAGCCAAAATATCCGATTTCACCTTGTGGAACAATGTAACAGCACCTAAAAAAGAAACAGAATCTGCAGACCCAAATTCAGCAGATGCAGAGAGCAACATTTACAGCTTCGGTTTAATTCTCTACGAAATGATAACCGGTAGGATCCTATACGCCATGGACAAAGACTCTCTTGTAAACTGGACATCAGAAATGGTAGTAGATCCCACCTTGAAACATTATAAAGACTATGAGCTTGAGAAATTGCTTTCTGTGATATTGAGTTGCATACAGCCTGATGCTAAACGGAGACCGAAAATGAGCGAGGTTGTAGCCGAGTTGAAACAGATCACGGCAATGGAACCCGATGGAGCTACACCAAAGCTGTCTCCACTTTGGTGGGCAGAACTTGAAATTATGTCTACAGAAGGAATTTGA